From Rhododendron vialii isolate Sample 1 chromosome 10a, ASM3025357v1, the proteins below share one genomic window:
- the LOC131304169 gene encoding probable inactive leucine-rich repeat receptor-like protein kinase At3g03770, which yields MGYSNWFLVVFLSWVFSVSRTHQLQSSQTGILLQIRKHLEYPLVLENWNNYNGDFCNLAPTQHMSITCQNNSVTELKIMGDKLSKVSSEFNGFAIQNQTLSESFSFDSFVVTLARLSTLRVLSLVSLGIWGPLPDKIHRLSSLELLDMSSNFMFGAVPQQLSRLVNLQSLTLDSNFFNDTPPNWLDSLSKLQVLSLRNNRLKGQFPSSICRITTLTDIAFSHNELFGRLPDLSTLTRLHLLDLRDNHLDYELPPMPKGLSTVLLNNNSFTGEILDQFGKLNQLQHLDLSFNLLRGTLPSALFSLPNISYLNLASNMLTGELPNHLNCGGKLGFVDISTNRLTGLLPYCLGTTSNRVVKFGGNCLSIDIQHQHPQSYCKAAYKERKSPMGKEIWLLIAVIGGAFVMALLFLGIVILCRRYRTRRTSERPTYPKVVQETAPAGISSELLANARLISQAAKIGTQGAPVHKVFALEDLEEATDNFNKSMFLGGGSLGEMYRGRLENGTYVAIRSLALRRKYSVRNLNLRLDLLSKLRHPHLVGLLGHCIDAGGQDDSTVDRLFLIYEYVSNGNFRTHLSESSPEMVLTWSDRLAVLIGVAKAVHFLHTGAMPTSFSNRLKTNNILLDEHRIAKLSDYGMSIITEGFESLEGKGDGQKSWHMTRLEDDVYKFGFILLESLVGPIVSGKGEAFLLNEMSSFGSQDGRRRIVDPIVLTTSTQESLSIVISITNKCISPQSSARPSFEDVLWNLQYAAQVQASADSDQKSDAASSHS from the exons ATGGGGTATTCAAACTGGTTTCTTGTAGTATTTCTTTCATGGGTTTTCTCTGTTTCAAGAACCCATCAGTTACAATCCTCTCAAACTGGAATTCTTCTCCAGATAAGGAAGCATTTGGAGTACCCTTTGGTTTTGGAAAACTGGAACAACTACAATGGAGATTTCTGTAATTTGGCTCCAACCCAACATATGAGCATCACATGCCAGAACAATTCTGTCACTGAACTCAAAATTATGGGAGATAAGCTTTCCAAGGTTAGTAGTGAATTCAACGGATTTGCCATTCAAAATCAGACATTATCTGAGAGTTTCTCTTTTGATTCATTTGTGGTTACACTAGCAAGGTTGAGTACTTTAAGGGTTCTTAGTTTAGTCTCTTTGGGTATCTGGGGCCCACTTCCTGATAAAATTCACAGGTTGTCTTCACTTGAACTTTTAGACATGAGTTCAAATTTCATGTTTGGTGCTGTTCCACAACAGTTATCTAGACTGGTGAATCTTCAAAGTTTGACATTGGATAGCAATTTCTTTAATGATACTCCCCCTAACTGGCTGGATTCATTGTCAAAACTACAAGTTTTGAGCTTGAGGAACAATAGGTTGAAGGGTCAATTTCCTTCTTCCATATGCAGAATTACGACTCTCACAGATATTGCTTTCTCCCACAATGAGCTTTTTGGAAGACTGCCTGACTTGAGTACCTTAACTAGGCTGCATTTATTGGATTTAAGAGACAACCATTTGGATTATGAACTACCTCCCATGCCCAAAGGATTGTCTACAGTCCTTCTGAACAATAACTCATTCACCGGTGAGATTCTTGATCAATTTGGCAAACTAAATCAGCTTCAACATCTTGACCTGTCATTCAATCTCTTGCGTGGAACACTGCCTTCTGCTTTGTTTTCTCTGCCCAACATTAGTTACCTGAATTTAGCATCAAATATGCTGACTGGGGAGCTTCCCAATCATCTGAATTGTGGGGGTAAGCTTGGGTTCGTCGATATTTCTACAAACAGATTGACTGGTTTGCTTCCTTATTGCTTGGGCACTACTTCTAATAGAGTTGTTAAATTTGGTGGGAATTGCTTGTCCATTGATATTCAACATCAACATCCACAATCATACTGCAAAGCTGCCTATAAGGAGAGGAAAAGTCCCATGGGGAAAGAAATATGGTTATTAATCGCTGTAATTGGAGGAGCATTTGTTATGGCACTTTTGTTTCTAGGGATTGTCATTTTGTGCAGAAGATATCGTACACGGAGGACATCGGAGCGGCCTACATATCCAAAGGTTGTGCAAGAAACTGCACCCGCAGGGATCTCCTCTGAGCTCCTTGCAAACGCCA GGTTAATTTCTCAAGCGGCGAAAATAGGAACACAGGGTGCTCCGGTACACAAAGTGTTTGCATTGGAAGACTTAGAAGAAGCCACAGACAATTTCAATAAGTCAATGTTTTTGGGAGGAGGTTCTCTGGGTGAG ATGTATAGAGGAAGACTGGAGAACGGCACTTATGTTGCCATTCGATCTTTGGCTCTCCGTAGAAAGTATTCGGTTCGGAACCTTAACCTGCGGTTGGATTTGCTTTCAAAGCTCCGACACCCACATCTTGTTGGTCTTTTAGGTCATTGTATAGACGCTGGTGGACAGGATGATTCTACTGTTGACAGACTCTTCCTCATTTATGAATACGTATCCAACGGAAATTTTCGTACTCATCTCTCAG AAAGTAGCCCAGAGATGGTTCTTACATGGTCAGATAGATTGGCAGTTTTGATTGGCGTTGCAAAGGCAGTGCACTTCCTGCATACCGGTGCAATGCCTACTTCTTTCAGTAACAGATTAAAGACAAACAATATATTGCTCGATGAGCATCGGATAGCAAAGCTGAGTGATTATGGAATGTCCATCATTACTGAAGGCTTTGAGTCACTCGAG GGAAAGGGAGACGGTCAAAAATCCTG GCATATGACAAGGTTAGAGGACGATGTCTACAAATTCGGGTTCATACTACTCGAATCATTAGTGGGGCCAATTGTTAGTGGAAAAGGAGAAGCGTTCTTGCTAAATGAAATG TCATCCTTTGGTAGCCAAGATGGTCGTCGACGTATTGTGGATCCGATTGTGTTAACTACCTCCACACAGGAGTCTTTATCAATTGTGATATCCATCACCAACAAATGCATCTCTCCTCAATCATCGGCCCGCCCCTCTTTTGAGGACGTCCTTTGGAACTTGCAGTATGCAGCTCAAGTCCAGGCCAGTGCAGACTCTGATCAGAAATCAGATGCCGCGTCATCACATTCGTGA
- the LOC131304081 gene encoding protoporphyrinogen oxidase, mitochondrial isoform X1, with the protein MGQMASANNEDKQSSAKRVAVVGAGVSGLAAAYKLKLHGLNCTVFEAEGRAGGKLRSISQDGLIWDEGANTMTESETEVRFLLDNLGLRDKQQFPIAQNKRYIVRNGAPALIPSNPIALIRSNFLSAQSKLLIILEPFLWKKSNMEKVSDSDESVGDFFQRHFGKEVVDYMIDPFVAGTSAGDPESLSMRHTFPELWNLEKKFGSIISGAIQSKFSTKKGESGKLNSSATSKKHLRGSFSFLGGMQTLTDALCKELGRDELKLQSKVLELCYSCNPSENWSVSSTPRHNKQSEKQSFDAVIMTAPLCNVKEMKFTMKGSPFLLNFLPELGSIINRASFSIMQVSYLPLSVIVTTFKKESVRRPLQGFGVLVPSKEQQHGFKTLGTLFSSMMFPDRAPSDLHLYTTFVGGSRNKELAKASTDELKQIVTSDLRQLLGAEEEPTFVNHFYWSKAFPLYGHNYEAVLGAIEKMEANLPGFFYAGNHRGGLSVGKAISSGCKAADLVISYLEYSSRDKMPNERPC; encoded by the exons ATGGGCCAAATGGCTTCCGCTAACAACGAAGATAAGCAAA GTTCTGCTAAAAGAGTTGCCGTTGTTGGTGCTGGTGTTAG TGGCCTTGCAGCAGCATACAAGTTAAAATTACATGGTCTGAATTGCACGGTATTTGAAGCCGAAGGAAGAGCGGGAGGGAAGCTAAGAAGCATTTCACAAGATGGTTTAATATGGGATGAGGGAGCGAATACTATG ACGGAGAGCGAGACGGAAGTCAGATTTTTGCTTGATAATCTTGGGCTTCGTGACAAACAGCAATTT CCTATTGCGCAGAACAAACGCTACATTGTAAGAAATGGAGCACCTGCACTG ATTCCCTCAAATCCCATTGCACTGATCAGAAGCAATTTTCTCTCAGCACAATCAAAG TTGCTGATAATATTGGAACCATTTCTATGGAAGAAAAGTAACATGGAAAAGGTGTCTGATTCTGATGAAAG TGTGGGTGATTTCTTTCAGCGTCATTTTGGGAAGGAG GTTGTTGACTATATGATTGACCCTTTCGTTGCGGGCACAAGTGCTGGGGATCCTGAGTCACTTTCT ATGCGACATACGTTTCCGGAGTTATGGAACCTAGAGAAAAA GTTTGGTTCAATCATATCTGGGGCAATTCAATCTAAATTTTCTACCAAAAAGGGGGAAAGCGGCAAGCTGAACAGTTCAGCAACAAGTAAAAAGCATCTGCGTggatctttttcatttttgggtgGAATGCAG ACCCTTACCGATGCACTGTGCAAAGAGCTTGGTAGAGATGAACTTAAACTCCAATCAAAGGTGCTTGAGTTATGTTACAGCTGCAACCCATCAGAGAATTGGTCAGTTTCTTCTACTCCAAGGCATAACAAGCAGTCTGAAAAACAATCTTTTGACGCTGTAATCATGACG GCCCCTCTATGTAATGTTAAAGAGATGAAGTTTACAATGAAAGGAAGTCCATTTCTGCTCAACTTTCTCCCTGAG CTTGGCAGTATCATTAATAGAGCTTCATTCTCAATAATGCAGGTGAGTTACCTTCCACTCTCTGTTATAGTTACCACATTCAAAAAGGAGAGCGTCAGGAGACCCCTCCAGGGGTTTGGTGTTCTTGTTCCTTCAAAAGAGCAACAACATGGTTTCAAAACCCTAG GTActctcttctcttcgatgatgTTTCCAGATCGTGCCCCCAGTGACTTACATCTCTACACTACCTTTGTTGGAGGAAGTCGGAATAAAGAACTGGCAAAAGCTTCAAC GGATGAGTTGAAGCAGATTGTAACTTCTGACCTTAGACAGCTGTTGGGTGCAGAAGAAGAGCCAACATTCGTGAA TCACTTCTACTGGAGTAAGGCGTTTCCACTTTATGGGCATAATTATGAAGCAGTTTTGGGAGCGATTGAGAAGATGGAAGCTAACCTTCCAGGATTTTTCTATGCAG GTAACCATAGAGGAGGATTGTCTGTCGGAAAGGCCATATCCTCAGGGTGCAAAGCAGCTGATCTTGTGATCTCTTATCTGGAGTATTCTTCACGTGATAAGATGCCCAATGAGAGACCTTGTTGA
- the LOC131304081 gene encoding protoporphyrinogen oxidase, mitochondrial isoform X3, translated as MTESETEVRFLLDNLGLRDKQQFPIAQNKRYIVRNGAPALIPSNPIALIRSNFLSAQSKLLIILEPFLWKKSNMEKVSDSDESVGDFFQRHFGKEVVDYMIDPFVAGTSAGDPESLSMRHTFPELWNLEKKFGSIISGAIQSKFSTKKGESGKLNSSATSKKHLRGSFSFLGGMQTLTDALCKELGRDELKLQSKVLELCYSCNPSENWSVSSTPRHNKQSEKQSFDAVIMTAPLCNVKEMKFTMKGSPFLLNFLPELGSIINRASFSIMQVSYLPLSVIVTTFKKESVRRPLQGFGVLVPSKEQQHGFKTLGTLFSSMMFPDRAPSDLHLYTTFVGGSRNKELAKASTDELKQIVTSDLRQLLGAEEEPTFVNHFYWSKAFPLYGHNYEAVLGAIEKMEANLPGFFYAGNHRGGLSVGKAISSGCKAADLVISYLEYSSRDKMPNERPC; from the exons ATG ACGGAGAGCGAGACGGAAGTCAGATTTTTGCTTGATAATCTTGGGCTTCGTGACAAACAGCAATTT CCTATTGCGCAGAACAAACGCTACATTGTAAGAAATGGAGCACCTGCACTG ATTCCCTCAAATCCCATTGCACTGATCAGAAGCAATTTTCTCTCAGCACAATCAAAG TTGCTGATAATATTGGAACCATTTCTATGGAAGAAAAGTAACATGGAAAAGGTGTCTGATTCTGATGAAAG TGTGGGTGATTTCTTTCAGCGTCATTTTGGGAAGGAG GTTGTTGACTATATGATTGACCCTTTCGTTGCGGGCACAAGTGCTGGGGATCCTGAGTCACTTTCT ATGCGACATACGTTTCCGGAGTTATGGAACCTAGAGAAAAA GTTTGGTTCAATCATATCTGGGGCAATTCAATCTAAATTTTCTACCAAAAAGGGGGAAAGCGGCAAGCTGAACAGTTCAGCAACAAGTAAAAAGCATCTGCGTggatctttttcatttttgggtgGAATGCAG ACCCTTACCGATGCACTGTGCAAAGAGCTTGGTAGAGATGAACTTAAACTCCAATCAAAGGTGCTTGAGTTATGTTACAGCTGCAACCCATCAGAGAATTGGTCAGTTTCTTCTACTCCAAGGCATAACAAGCAGTCTGAAAAACAATCTTTTGACGCTGTAATCATGACG GCCCCTCTATGTAATGTTAAAGAGATGAAGTTTACAATGAAAGGAAGTCCATTTCTGCTCAACTTTCTCCCTGAG CTTGGCAGTATCATTAATAGAGCTTCATTCTCAATAATGCAGGTGAGTTACCTTCCACTCTCTGTTATAGTTACCACATTCAAAAAGGAGAGCGTCAGGAGACCCCTCCAGGGGTTTGGTGTTCTTGTTCCTTCAAAAGAGCAACAACATGGTTTCAAAACCCTAG GTActctcttctcttcgatgatgTTTCCAGATCGTGCCCCCAGTGACTTACATCTCTACACTACCTTTGTTGGAGGAAGTCGGAATAAAGAACTGGCAAAAGCTTCAAC GGATGAGTTGAAGCAGATTGTAACTTCTGACCTTAGACAGCTGTTGGGTGCAGAAGAAGAGCCAACATTCGTGAA TCACTTCTACTGGAGTAAGGCGTTTCCACTTTATGGGCATAATTATGAAGCAGTTTTGGGAGCGATTGAGAAGATGGAAGCTAACCTTCCAGGATTTTTCTATGCAG GTAACCATAGAGGAGGATTGTCTGTCGGAAAGGCCATATCCTCAGGGTGCAAAGCAGCTGATCTTGTGATCTCTTATCTGGAGTATTCTTCACGTGATAAGATGCCCAATGAGAGACCTTGTTGA
- the LOC131304081 gene encoding protoporphyrinogen oxidase, mitochondrial isoform X2: MGQMASANNEDKQSSAKRVAVVGAGVSGLAAAYKLKLHGLNCTVFEAEGRAGGKLRSISQDGLIWDEGANTMTESETEVRFLLDNLGLRDKQQFPIAQNKRYIVRNGAPALIPSNPIALIRSNFLSAQSKLLIILEPFLWKKSNMEKVSDSDESVGDFFQRHFGKEVVDYMIDPFVAGTSAGDPESLSMRHTFPELWNLEKKFGSIISGAIQSKFSTKKGESGKLNSSATSKKHLRGSFSFLGGMQTLTDALCKELGRDELKLQSKVLELCYSCNPSENWSVSSTPRHNKQSEKQSFDAVIMTAPLCNVKEMKFTMKGSPFLLNFLPEVSYLPLSVIVTTFKKESVRRPLQGFGVLVPSKEQQHGFKTLGTLFSSMMFPDRAPSDLHLYTTFVGGSRNKELAKASTDELKQIVTSDLRQLLGAEEEPTFVNHFYWSKAFPLYGHNYEAVLGAIEKMEANLPGFFYAGNHRGGLSVGKAISSGCKAADLVISYLEYSSRDKMPNERPC; the protein is encoded by the exons ATGGGCCAAATGGCTTCCGCTAACAACGAAGATAAGCAAA GTTCTGCTAAAAGAGTTGCCGTTGTTGGTGCTGGTGTTAG TGGCCTTGCAGCAGCATACAAGTTAAAATTACATGGTCTGAATTGCACGGTATTTGAAGCCGAAGGAAGAGCGGGAGGGAAGCTAAGAAGCATTTCACAAGATGGTTTAATATGGGATGAGGGAGCGAATACTATG ACGGAGAGCGAGACGGAAGTCAGATTTTTGCTTGATAATCTTGGGCTTCGTGACAAACAGCAATTT CCTATTGCGCAGAACAAACGCTACATTGTAAGAAATGGAGCACCTGCACTG ATTCCCTCAAATCCCATTGCACTGATCAGAAGCAATTTTCTCTCAGCACAATCAAAG TTGCTGATAATATTGGAACCATTTCTATGGAAGAAAAGTAACATGGAAAAGGTGTCTGATTCTGATGAAAG TGTGGGTGATTTCTTTCAGCGTCATTTTGGGAAGGAG GTTGTTGACTATATGATTGACCCTTTCGTTGCGGGCACAAGTGCTGGGGATCCTGAGTCACTTTCT ATGCGACATACGTTTCCGGAGTTATGGAACCTAGAGAAAAA GTTTGGTTCAATCATATCTGGGGCAATTCAATCTAAATTTTCTACCAAAAAGGGGGAAAGCGGCAAGCTGAACAGTTCAGCAACAAGTAAAAAGCATCTGCGTggatctttttcatttttgggtgGAATGCAG ACCCTTACCGATGCACTGTGCAAAGAGCTTGGTAGAGATGAACTTAAACTCCAATCAAAGGTGCTTGAGTTATGTTACAGCTGCAACCCATCAGAGAATTGGTCAGTTTCTTCTACTCCAAGGCATAACAAGCAGTCTGAAAAACAATCTTTTGACGCTGTAATCATGACG GCCCCTCTATGTAATGTTAAAGAGATGAAGTTTACAATGAAAGGAAGTCCATTTCTGCTCAACTTTCTCCCTGAG GTGAGTTACCTTCCACTCTCTGTTATAGTTACCACATTCAAAAAGGAGAGCGTCAGGAGACCCCTCCAGGGGTTTGGTGTTCTTGTTCCTTCAAAAGAGCAACAACATGGTTTCAAAACCCTAG GTActctcttctcttcgatgatgTTTCCAGATCGTGCCCCCAGTGACTTACATCTCTACACTACCTTTGTTGGAGGAAGTCGGAATAAAGAACTGGCAAAAGCTTCAAC GGATGAGTTGAAGCAGATTGTAACTTCTGACCTTAGACAGCTGTTGGGTGCAGAAGAAGAGCCAACATTCGTGAA TCACTTCTACTGGAGTAAGGCGTTTCCACTTTATGGGCATAATTATGAAGCAGTTTTGGGAGCGATTGAGAAGATGGAAGCTAACCTTCCAGGATTTTTCTATGCAG GTAACCATAGAGGAGGATTGTCTGTCGGAAAGGCCATATCCTCAGGGTGCAAAGCAGCTGATCTTGTGATCTCTTATCTGGAGTATTCTTCACGTGATAAGATGCCCAATGAGAGACCTTGTTGA